The following coding sequences lie in one Nitrososphaerota archaeon genomic window:
- the proS gene encoding proline--tRNA ligase, translating into MSISFEKKVSNFTEWFDKILEEAKIVDNRYPVKGFLVYREYGYKIIENIRLLLERKLEETNHKAMLFPIAISEDSFSKEAEHIAHFKEEVFWIEKAGGKKLDRMLVLRPTSETAIYPMLQLWIRSHVDLPFKMYQSVAVYRYETKATRPLFRVREILWNEAHTAHATPEDAEKQVEEAIKIYSEVFNELGIAYFLLKRPEFDKFAGAVYSIAFDAWNPDGKVNQIGTVHNLGINFSKVFNVKYEKKDGTWDYVYTTCYGFGFSRTLAAIIAQHGDDHGCVFPSIIAPIQLVIIPIPYKDFENDIEEYCKEIFNMLKNNYRITIDDRKDIRPGEKFYYWELLGVPIRIEIGPLEVKERTVTLVRRDNLNRKNVPIEKLQYEIKSLFNEIDNNLKSKSNKILEDLIENCFKIDDVKKALSKKKIARIEWCGNEKCAETLKNEAGGEIRGTRVDIIEKASGKCLVCGKESKEIVYVARAY; encoded by the coding sequence ATGAGCATTTCTTTCGAAAAAAAAGTTTCAAATTTTACAGAATGGTTTGATAAAATATTGGAAGAAGCGAAAATAGTAGATAATAGATATCCTGTAAAAGGTTTTTTAGTATATAGAGAATATGGTTATAAAATTATTGAGAATATAAGATTATTGCTTGAAAGAAAACTTGAAGAAACTAATCATAAAGCAATGCTATTTCCAATAGCTATTTCAGAAGATTCTTTCTCTAAAGAAGCTGAACATATTGCTCATTTTAAAGAAGAAGTTTTCTGGATTGAAAAAGCAGGCGGTAAAAAGCTTGATAGAATGCTTGTTTTAAGACCAACATCTGAAACAGCGATATATCCAATGCTTCAATTATGGATACGTTCTCATGTAGACCTCCCATTTAAAATGTATCAAAGTGTAGCAGTGTATCGTTATGAAACAAAAGCCACCAGACCCCTTTTTAGAGTAAGAGAAATATTATGGAATGAAGCACATACTGCACATGCAACGCCAGAAGATGCTGAAAAACAGGTAGAGGAAGCTATAAAAATATATTCAGAAGTTTTTAATGAATTAGGAATAGCATATTTTCTTTTAAAGAGGCCTGAATTTGATAAATTTGCAGGAGCTGTTTATTCTATTGCATTTGATGCTTGGAATCCGGATGGAAAAGTTAATCAAATAGGTACAGTTCATAATCTTGGGATAAATTTTTCAAAAGTATTCAATGTAAAATATGAGAAAAAAGATGGTACTTGGGATTATGTTTATACAACTTGCTATGGTTTCGGCTTTTCAAGGACACTTGCAGCAATAATTGCGCAACATGGGGATGATCATGGATGTGTTTTCCCTTCAATAATTGCTCCAATTCAATTAGTAATAATCCCAATTCCATATAAAGATTTTGAAAATGATATTGAAGAATATTGCAAAGAAATTTTTAATATGTTAAAAAACAATTATAGAATAACAATTGATGATAGAAAGGATATTAGGCCTGGGGAAAAATTTTATTATTGGGAACTTTTGGGCGTTCCTATAAGGATTGAAATAGGTCCATTAGAAGTTAAAGAAAGAACTGTAACTCTTGTTAGAAGAGACAATTTAAATAGAAAAAATGTTCCAATAGAAAAATTACAATATGAAATAAAATCCCTATTTAATGAAATAGATAATAACTTAAAGTCTAAAAGTAATAAAATTCTTGAAGATTTAATAGAAAATTGCTTTAAAATAGATGATGTAAAAAAGGCTCTTTCTAAAAAGAAAATTGCTAGGATTGAATGGTGTGGTAATGAAAAATGTGCTGAAACTTTAAAAAATGAAGCAGGTGGGGAAATTAGAGGAACAAGAGTAGATATTATAGAAAAGGCTAGTGGAAAATGTTTAGTTTGTGGTAAAGAATCTAAAGAAATTGTCTATGTTGCAAGAGCATATTAA
- a CDS encoding 30S ribosomal protein S26e, producing the protein MPVKRKSRGRSKGGKGRSELIHCDNCKALIPRDKAIKVTRPYSIVSGDLARELKQKGAYIAQTMVTRYLCVSCAVHFGIVKVRAKEERKPKLVL; encoded by the coding sequence ATGCCTGTAAAAAGGAAAAGTAGAGGTAGGTCAAAAGGAGGTAAAGGAAGAAGCGAATTAATTCATTGCGATAATTGTAAAGCATTAATACCTAGAGATAAAGCAATTAAAGTAACTAGACCTTATTCAATAGTTAGTGGAGACTTAGCTAGAGAACTTAAGCAAAAAGGGGCTTATATAGCTCAAACAATGGTAACTAGATATCTTTGCGTTTCATGTGCTGTTCATTTTGGTATAGTTAAAGTTAGAGCAAAAGAAGAAAGGAAACCAAAATTAGTTTTATAA
- a CDS encoding CDP-alcohol phosphatidyltransferase family protein → MITRIRFLFEKFFNKIIKEISSRNISPMFFSFLGLFLSFFSAFFYIIALNGFFYLFLAAFFLLLSGFFDAIDGAVARASGKVTLFGAYMDSVLDRYVDIIIGISFIIGKLCSLFWGIFYIAGALMVSYTRARAESIGINLSGIGFAERGERIIFLLLLSLIATINYNFFEYGIIILSFLCHFTAIQRSIHVFLLTKKTS, encoded by the coding sequence ATGATAACTCGTATTCGTTTTCTTTTTGAAAAATTTTTTAATAAAATAATTAAAGAAATAAGTTCAAGAAATATTTCTCCTATGTTTTTTAGCTTTTTAGGATTATTTCTCTCTTTTTTCTCTGCCTTTTTTTATATTATTGCTTTAAATGGATTTTTTTATCTTTTTTTAGCTGCATTTTTTTTATTATTGTCTGGTTTTTTTGATGCGATTGATGGAGCTGTAGCTAGAGCCTCTGGAAAAGTAACTTTATTTGGTGCATATATGGATTCTGTATTAGATCGATATGTAGATATTATTATAGGTATTAGTTTTATTATAGGAAAACTATGTAGCCTTTTTTGGGGAATTTTTTATATAGCTGGAGCATTAATGGTTTCTTATACAAGAGCTAGAGCTGAAAGTATAGGTATAAATCTTAGTGGAATAGGATTTGCTGAAAGAGGTGAAAGAATAATTTTTTTATTATTGCTTTCTTTAATAGCTACTATAAATTATAATTTTTTTGAATATGGTATTATTATTTTATCTTTTCTATGTCATTTTACAGCAATTCAACGTTCAATACATGTTTTTCTATTAACTAAAAAAACATCATAA